From Pongo pygmaeus isolate AG05252 chromosome 1, NHGRI_mPonPyg2-v2.0_pri, whole genome shotgun sequence, one genomic window encodes:
- the LOC129034956 gene encoding putative uncharacterized protein C1orf140, whose product MTQNSSSLGDRIITPYTPPRSQPMNKHLFVSLSTLFQTTELDFANKKSCFLCLPLRADGFPEIPRSPAQTDRMQKLAEDPPHTRSEDVPDHLFFVDTAGLCEIVCFCGVLSLRTSEGLMRKETVYPVPPQLSLLLSAVPKLIYKLCRYSHQHSKLNATEPSPLSSFQKHQNIMFILRAFPTKVGELLLKTWMAQTPLGQIFQTKLNKTGKKKVLAMCLKILKKYSTQKQQRRDQETKY is encoded by the exons ATGACCCAGAATTCATCCTCCTTAGGTGATAGGATCATTACTCCTTATACACCCCCTAGGTCTCAGCCTATGAACAAACACTTGTTTGTTTCTCTGTCTACCCTGTTCCAAACCACCGAACTGGATTTTGCGAACAAGAAGAGCTGTTTCCTGTGCCTGCCCCTGAGAGCTGATGGCTTCCCAGAGATCCCTCGCAGTCCTGCGCAGACAGACAGAATGCAGAAG CTGGCAGAGGATCCTCCACACACAAGATCAGAGGATGTCCCAGATCATCTTTTCTTTGTGGATACTGCAGGTCTATGTGAAATAGTGTGTTTTTGCGGGGTGCTGTCTCTTAGGACAAGTGAAGGGCTGATGAGAAAGGAAACTGT GTACCCAGTTCCCCCGCAGCTCTCACTACTGCTTTCAGCAGTCCCTAAACTGATATACAAACTATGCCGTTATTCTCATCAGCACTCCAAGTTAAATGCAACTGAACCCAGTCCCTTGAGCAGCTTCCAGAAACATCAGAACATT ATGTTTATTCTTAGAGCATTTCCCACAAAAGTAGGAGAACTCCTTTTGAAAACCTGGATGGCTCAGACCCCTTTGGGCCAGATATTTCAGACTAAACTAAataaaactgggaagaaaaaggtgCTTGCAATGTGTTTGAAGATCCTGAAGAAATATTCTACACAAAAGCAACAAAGGCGGGACCAGGAAACAAAGTATTAA